A stretch of the Dechloromonas sp. TW-R-39-2 genome encodes the following:
- a CDS encoding type II toxin-antitoxin system RelE/ParE family toxin, protein MSGHPDRYKIKLRSIGYRLVYEVLDGRLVVLVVAVGKRDKNAVYKAAEGR, encoded by the coding sequence TTGTCGGGGCACCCTGATCGCTACAAGATCAAATTGCGCAGTATCGGCTACCGACTCGTCTACGAAGTCCTGGATGGTCGATTGGTCGTGCTGGTCGTCGCGGTAGGCAAGCGCGACAAAAACGCAGTCTACAAGGCCGCCGAGGGGCGCTGA
- a CDS encoding heavy metal response regulator transcription factor, translated as MKLLVVEDEQKLAQYLQKGLGSAGFVVDLAHDGVTGLHMSLEFDYAAIILDSMLPGMDGLALLAALRTKKQTPVLMLTALGKVEDRVNGLQTGADDYLVKPFAFSELIARIQGLLRRSAQHQPESTSNRLALHDLEMDLARRKVSRNGQRIDLSAKEFLLLSLFLRKQGEVLSRTEIAEQVWDMNFDSNTNVVEVSIKRLRAKMDTPFELQLLHTVRGMGYVLEMRE; from the coding sequence ATGAAGCTACTGGTTGTCGAAGATGAGCAAAAGCTTGCCCAATACCTGCAAAAGGGATTGGGTTCTGCAGGCTTTGTCGTTGACCTTGCCCATGACGGTGTAACCGGGCTCCACATGAGTCTGGAGTTCGATTACGCGGCCATCATCCTCGACTCCATGCTGCCCGGCATGGACGGACTTGCCTTGCTGGCTGCCTTGCGTACCAAAAAACAAACGCCGGTCTTGATGTTGACCGCGCTGGGTAAAGTGGAAGACCGGGTCAACGGTTTGCAGACGGGCGCCGACGACTATCTGGTCAAGCCGTTTGCCTTTTCGGAGCTGATCGCTCGAATCCAGGGACTGCTGCGCCGCTCGGCGCAGCATCAACCGGAAAGCACGTCGAACCGTCTGGCATTGCACGATCTTGAAATGGATCTGGCTCGCCGTAAGGTCTCCAGGAATGGTCAGCGTATCGACCTGAGTGCCAAGGAGTTCTTGCTGCTTTCTCTGTTTCTGAGGAAACAAGGCGAGGTGCTATCGCGTACCGAGATTGCCGAGCAGGTTTGGGATATGAATTTCGACAGCAACACCAATGTAGTCGAAGTTTCGATCAAGCGACTTCGCGCCAAAATGGATACACCCTTCGAGCTCCAACTACTGCACACCGTACGAGGCATGGGTTATGTCCTCGAAATGCGCGAATGA
- the flgB gene encoding flagellar basal body rod protein FlgB produces the protein MSEISALFPVRPGGFIGNAAPRISDAGETQSSATFSSILENAVARSAAANVASSDNLDPAGKLTLGTTHSSHLPANENGLGKKNEDFQQKMLGIRAYRQQILASNIANADTPGYKAMDIDIAEAAGGEQSPPLQLNASSPGHSKGNSSWQSPPVSLKYHVPSQAAADGNTVEMDVERQKFAENSLMYQFSLDRVGGEFKHMKELFQSLK, from the coding sequence ATGTCTGAGATTTCAGCTTTGTTCCCGGTAAGGCCGGGGGGATTTATTGGAAATGCAGCGCCTCGCATCTCCGACGCAGGTGAAACTCAAAGCTCGGCAACATTTTCTAGCATCCTTGAAAACGCCGTCGCACGTTCGGCGGCTGCCAATGTTGCCTCAAGCGACAATCTCGACCCCGCCGGGAAATTGACTCTTGGCACAACCCATTCATCTCACTTACCAGCGAACGAGAACGGCTTAGGCAAGAAAAACGAGGATTTCCAACAAAAAATGCTCGGAATAAGGGCCTATAGGCAGCAAATTCTTGCGTCTAATATCGCCAACGCTGACACCCCTGGCTACAAAGCGATGGATATTGATATTGCTGAGGCCGCTGGTGGCGAGCAATCTCCTCCTCTTCAATTGAACGCCTCCTCGCCGGGACATTCGAAGGGCAATTCTTCTTGGCAGTCGCCACCCGTAAGCCTGAAATATCACGTTCCTTCTCAGGCTGCGGCTGACGGAAATACCGTTGAAATGGATGTTGAGCGCCAGAAATTTGCAGAGAACTCATTGATGTATCAATTCTCCCTTGACCGGGTTGGTGGTGAGTTCAAGCACATGAAAGAGCTATTTCAATCACTGAAATAA
- the czcI gene encoding cation efflux protein, CzcI family translates to MRRWLSIFLLIVLPLQISWAVAATYCQHETGSAKHFGHHDHKHQTDDSEKLAKGSISDVDNDCGVCHAGCIAALTAFSGSLPEFEGVEDLFQTVPLLTSPPGDQPERPNWSISA, encoded by the coding sequence ATGCGTCGCTGGCTATCCATTTTCCTGTTGATTGTTTTGCCGCTCCAGATTTCCTGGGCGGTGGCAGCGACCTATTGCCAGCACGAAACGGGATCGGCGAAGCACTTCGGTCACCACGACCACAAGCATCAGACAGACGACAGCGAGAAGCTTGCCAAAGGTTCTATTTCTGATGTGGACAATGATTGCGGTGTCTGTCATGCGGGCTGTATTGCTGCGTTGACTGCCTTCAGCGGTTCTCTGCCCGAATTCGAGGGCGTTGAGGATCTTTTTCAGACAGTTCCGTTGTTGACTTCACCGCCTGGCGACCAGCCCGAACGCCCCAACTGGTCCATCTCCGCCTGA
- a CDS encoding CusA/CzcA family heavy metal efflux RND transporter, translated as MFERIIRLAIEHRWLVLLAVLGMAGLGVYNYQRLPIDAVPDITNVQVQINTAAPGYSPLEVEQRVTFPVETVMAGLPHLEQTRSLSRYGLSQVSVIFKDGTDIYFARQLVNQRIQEAREKLPAGIAPAMGPISTGLGEIYLWTVEAEDGAKKPDGTPYTPTDLREIQDWIIKPQLRNVTGVTEINSIGGFAKEYQVAPSPEKLASYGLTLQDVVIAIDRNNSNVGAGYIEKRGEQYLIRAPGQVRSIEDIRNVILGNVQGVPIRIRDVADVGIGRELRTGAATDNGREVVLGTVFMLIGENSRTVSRAVDQKMVEINRNLPEGIKAVTVYDRTVLVDKAINTVKKNLLEGAILVIVILFLFLGNMRAAVITAMVIPLSMLFTFTGMVTYQISANLMSLGALDFGIIIDGAVVIVENCVRRLAHAQAHHGRPLTRTERFHEVFTASKEARRALLFGQLIIMIVYLPIFALTGVEGKMFHPMAFTVVTALVGAMILSVTFIPAGVALFIGEKVDETENFLMRAAKRWYEPVLAGVMANKPVVLVFTAVMVLLSGLVATRMGSEFVPSLNEGDFAIQALRIPGTSLSQSVAMQQQLEKGLKAEYPEIDRIFARTGTAEIASDPMPPNISDGYIMLKPEAEWPEPRKSRDELLAAIQKTVGKLPGNSYEFSQPIQLRFNELISGVRSDVAIKIFGDDMDVMNDTASKISAVLEKIPGASEVKIEQTTGLPMLTVNIDREKTARYGLNIGDVQDAISTAIGGREAGTMFEGDRRFDIVVRLPDNLRSELESLKRLPIALPKGASAGNGLDVRTTYIPLGEVASLEIAPGPNQVSRENGKRRIVVSANVRGRDIGSFVGEAQSRLAEVKIPSGYWTAWGGTFEQLESASKRLKIVVPVALLLVFTLLFAMFGNVKDGLLVFTGIPFALTGGVVALWLRDIPLSISAGIGFIALSGVAVLNGLVMISFIRNLREEGRSLDDAIHEGALTRLRPVLMTALVASLGFVPMAIATGTGAEVQRPLATVVIGGILSSTALTLLVLPLLYRLAHGKDADEEDFTKSTDQPSEA; from the coding sequence ATGTTTGAACGCATCATCCGCCTCGCCATCGAACACCGCTGGCTGGTCTTATTGGCCGTCCTCGGCATGGCTGGCTTGGGAGTCTATAACTACCAGCGCCTGCCGATTGACGCCGTACCCGATATCACGAATGTCCAAGTGCAGATCAATACGGCAGCGCCGGGCTATTCGCCGCTCGAAGTCGAGCAGCGAGTGACCTTTCCGGTCGAGACAGTCATGGCCGGCCTACCTCACCTGGAGCAGACTCGCTCCCTGTCGCGTTACGGGTTGTCGCAGGTTTCGGTGATTTTCAAGGATGGAACGGACATCTATTTTGCCCGCCAACTGGTCAATCAGCGGATTCAGGAAGCCAGGGAAAAACTCCCTGCCGGAATAGCGCCGGCAATGGGGCCCATCTCTACTGGCCTGGGTGAAATCTATCTCTGGACGGTAGAAGCAGAGGACGGCGCCAAAAAGCCGGATGGCACTCCCTACACACCGACTGATTTGCGCGAAATACAGGATTGGATCATCAAGCCGCAACTGCGCAACGTGACAGGCGTGACTGAAATCAACTCGATTGGTGGCTTTGCCAAAGAGTATCAGGTAGCACCCAGCCCGGAAAAGCTGGCTTCCTACGGCCTGACACTTCAGGACGTGGTAATCGCCATCGACCGCAACAACAGCAACGTCGGCGCCGGTTATATCGAGAAGCGCGGCGAACAGTATCTGATTCGTGCTCCTGGCCAAGTGCGTAGCATCGAGGATATTCGTAACGTCATCCTGGGCAATGTCCAGGGCGTGCCGATCCGTATCCGCGACGTGGCCGATGTTGGCATCGGTCGCGAGCTACGTACTGGTGCCGCCACTGACAACGGGCGTGAGGTCGTTCTGGGTACCGTGTTCATGTTGATTGGCGAGAACAGTCGCACCGTCTCACGGGCGGTCGACCAGAAAATGGTCGAAATCAACCGCAATCTGCCGGAAGGCATCAAGGCAGTGACAGTCTATGACCGTACCGTCCTGGTGGACAAAGCGATCAATACCGTCAAGAAGAACCTTCTGGAAGGGGCGATCCTGGTCATCGTCATTCTGTTCCTGTTCCTCGGCAACATGCGGGCGGCTGTAATCACCGCCATGGTCATCCCACTCTCCATGCTGTTTACCTTTACGGGGATGGTGACCTACCAGATTAGTGCCAACTTGATGAGCCTCGGCGCTCTTGACTTCGGGATCATCATCGATGGTGCAGTCGTCATCGTAGAGAACTGTGTTCGCCGTTTGGCCCATGCCCAGGCACATCACGGACGACCATTGACCCGGACCGAACGCTTCCACGAAGTCTTTACCGCTTCGAAAGAGGCTCGCCGAGCGCTGCTATTCGGTCAGCTCATCATCATGATCGTCTATCTGCCTATCTTCGCGCTCACCGGCGTCGAAGGAAAAATGTTCCACCCCATGGCTTTCACCGTGGTCACCGCGCTCGTAGGTGCCATGATCCTCTCCGTCACCTTTATTCCCGCTGGCGTTGCACTGTTCATCGGTGAAAAGGTGGATGAAACGGAAAACTTCCTGATGCGGGCAGCCAAGCGCTGGTATGAGCCAGTTCTGGCTGGCGTCATGGCGAACAAGCCGGTTGTGCTTGTCTTCACGGCGGTCATGGTTCTTCTCTCAGGCTTGGTCGCTACGCGCATGGGGAGCGAATTCGTACCGAGCCTGAACGAAGGCGACTTCGCGATTCAGGCACTGCGAATTCCTGGAACCAGCCTTTCGCAGTCAGTAGCCATGCAGCAACAGTTGGAAAAGGGGCTCAAGGCGGAGTATCCGGAAATCGACAGGATTTTCGCGAGAACAGGAACGGCCGAAATTGCCTCAGATCCGATGCCACCCAATATTTCGGATGGCTACATCATGTTGAAACCCGAAGCGGAATGGCCAGAGCCACGGAAATCTCGGGACGAACTGCTGGCCGCTATCCAAAAAACCGTTGGAAAACTGCCGGGAAATAGCTATGAGTTTTCCCAACCGATCCAGTTGCGCTTCAATGAGCTGATCTCCGGGGTACGCAGCGATGTTGCCATCAAAATATTCGGTGACGACATGGATGTAATGAACGATACGGCCAGCAAAATTTCTGCTGTGTTGGAAAAAATCCCGGGCGCTTCCGAGGTCAAGATCGAGCAGACGACGGGCTTGCCTATGCTGACCGTGAATATTGACCGGGAGAAAACGGCGCGCTATGGACTCAATATTGGTGATGTCCAGGATGCAATCTCGACAGCGATTGGTGGTCGAGAAGCTGGAACCATGTTTGAAGGTGACCGACGCTTCGATATTGTCGTGCGATTGCCGGATAACCTGCGTTCGGAACTCGAATCGCTAAAGCGTTTGCCGATAGCTTTGCCGAAGGGGGCTTCTGCTGGGAATGGGCTTGATGTACGTACGACCTATATCCCATTGGGGGAAGTCGCCAGTCTTGAGATTGCACCGGGGCCGAACCAGGTCAGTCGGGAAAACGGCAAGCGTCGTATTGTTGTTAGCGCCAATGTTCGGGGACGAGATATCGGCTCCTTTGTTGGCGAGGCTCAGAGTCGTCTAGCGGAGGTCAAGATTCCAAGCGGCTACTGGACGGCTTGGGGCGGAACTTTCGAACAACTGGAATCGGCCTCGAAACGCCTCAAGATCGTGGTGCCCGTGGCGTTGCTGTTGGTATTCACGCTGCTGTTCGCGATGTTCGGGAACGTGAAAGATGGGTTGCTGGTGTTTACCGGCATTCCGTTTGCGCTGACAGGCGGCGTCGTGGCTCTCTGGTTAAGGGATATTCCGCTCTCGATCTCGGCAGGCATCGGTTTTATCGCCTTGTCCGGCGTGGCGGTGCTGAACGGTCTGGTGATGATTTCCTTCATCCGCAATTTGCGAGAAGAAGGGCGCTCTCTGGACGATGCCATTCACGAAGGGGCGCTGACTCGACTGCGTCCTGTGCTGATGACGGCATTGGTCGCTTCGCTCGGTTTTGTCCCCATGGCCATTGCGACAGGTACTGGTGCGGAAGTCCAACGCCCGCTGGCTACCGTGGTGATTGGTGGAATCCTGTCGTCGACGGCGCTGACGCTTCTCGTGTTGCCGCTTCTATATCGCCTTGCTCACGGCAAAGATGCCGATGAGGAGGACTTCACGAAATCAACAGACCAGCCATCTGAGGCCTAG
- a CDS encoding cation diffusion facilitator family transporter: MSTSHTHALPSTENERALRFALALTGSFLIAEVIGGVLTGSLALISDAAHMLTDAAALAIALAAIRIARRPADRRRTYGYHRFEILAAAFNALLLFAVALYILVEAYLRFTSPPEIHSVGMLVVASIGLIVNLISIRLLSGGQSDSLNVKGAYLEVWSDLLGSIGVIVGAVVIQLTGWSWVDPLVAVAIGLWVLPRTWILLKDSLNILLEGVPEGIDLGEVEQAMLAVPGVLGIHDLHLWAITTGKTSLTAHVVYDQTYSPEDALMPALETVLANRFKVVHTTLQCETKPCAHQPEGCTYVSSTSEHDDKPNFH, from the coding sequence ATGAGTACGAGTCACACCCACGCGCTCCCGAGCACCGAGAATGAACGTGCCCTGCGCTTTGCCCTGGCTCTGACTGGCAGTTTCCTGATTGCCGAAGTCATTGGCGGCGTACTGACCGGCAGCTTGGCTCTCATCTCGGATGCCGCGCACATGTTGACCGATGCTGCCGCGCTCGCCATCGCATTGGCGGCCATTCGCATTGCCCGGCGCCCGGCCGATCGCCGGCGAACCTATGGCTACCACCGCTTTGAGATTCTGGCGGCAGCCTTCAATGCCTTGCTGCTGTTTGCCGTGGCGCTCTACATCCTGGTTGAGGCCTACCTACGATTCACCTCCCCGCCCGAAATCCATTCGGTTGGGATGCTCGTGGTCGCCAGTATCGGCCTCATCGTCAATCTGATCAGCATCCGCCTACTGAGCGGGGGACAGTCAGATAGCCTCAACGTGAAGGGTGCCTATCTCGAAGTGTGGAGCGACCTTCTGGGGTCCATCGGCGTGATCGTGGGCGCGGTGGTGATTCAGCTAACCGGCTGGTCCTGGGTAGATCCACTTGTGGCTGTAGCCATTGGCCTCTGGGTTTTGCCACGCACCTGGATCTTACTGAAGGACAGTCTGAACATCCTGCTCGAAGGCGTGCCCGAGGGCATCGACTTAGGAGAGGTGGAGCAGGCCATGCTAGCCGTACCAGGCGTACTCGGCATCCATGACCTGCATCTCTGGGCGATAACGACCGGCAAAACCAGCCTGACCGCGCATGTGGTTTACGACCAGACCTACTCCCCCGAGGACGCTCTGATGCCCGCCTTAGAGACGGTGTTGGCCAACCGCTTCAAGGTGGTCCACACGACGCTGCAGTGCGAAACAAAACCCTGTGCGCACCAACCGGAAGGCTGCACCTACGTCAGCAGCACATCCGAGCACGACGATAAGCCAAATTTCCATTAA
- a CDS encoding TolC family protein, translated as MYPRNFATALLLRTLFGLTVLASPHLNAQSQDRLTSTTFAPTLAKEPVGTLTLSAAIDLALTSNPELSAAANELRAVEGAVIQAGILPNPEFSSLVEDTQNKATRTTTIQLNQRIELGGKRSARIASAERGRDVAAADLAAKSLEVRATVIGAFFDVLVAQERIQQAEDLLSLAQRASQAASRRVTAGKISPVEETKARVAEASARVELNQAQRELVIARKRLAASWGSSTPRFEQAEGRTDMLPPVRSTEEITRRLNVSPALLRARHEVDRFSALADLERSRGIPDVTVSLGSKKVEELGRNQTIVGFSIPFPIFDRNQGNVLEAQRRADKARDELSVTEVRLSTEVTQNEERLKALLVEAQALQSEIMPGARSAYEAASKGFELGKFSFLEVLDAQRTFFQARAQYLRSLSDAHRTAAELERILGSIESMQSAVPSRP; from the coding sequence ATGTACCCAAGGAATTTCGCTACCGCATTGCTGCTCCGAACCCTGTTCGGATTGACGGTGTTGGCCAGCCCCCATCTCAATGCCCAGTCGCAAGACCGGCTGACTTCGACGACGTTCGCACCTACGCTTGCCAAGGAGCCGGTTGGAACCTTGACCCTTTCGGCGGCGATTGATCTCGCATTAACGTCCAATCCGGAATTGTCCGCTGCCGCCAATGAATTACGTGCAGTCGAAGGGGCTGTAATCCAAGCAGGCATTCTGCCCAATCCGGAATTTTCATCTTTAGTTGAAGATACACAGAATAAGGCCACGCGGACCACGACGATCCAGTTGAACCAACGGATCGAGCTTGGTGGCAAGCGGTCTGCCCGAATTGCATCTGCCGAGCGGGGTCGAGATGTAGCAGCAGCCGATCTAGCAGCCAAAAGCCTTGAGGTACGCGCCACCGTGATCGGGGCCTTTTTTGATGTTCTGGTTGCTCAGGAACGTATTCAACAGGCCGAGGACTTGCTCAGCCTAGCCCAGCGCGCCAGCCAGGCGGCTTCACGACGTGTGACCGCCGGCAAGATCTCGCCGGTTGAGGAAACAAAAGCCCGTGTTGCGGAAGCCTCAGCACGAGTGGAGTTGAACCAGGCACAACGAGAACTGGTGATTGCCCGGAAACGTTTGGCCGCAAGTTGGGGAAGTTCGACGCCGCGCTTCGAACAGGCCGAAGGACGCACCGATATGTTGCCGCCGGTCCGCTCCACCGAAGAAATCACCCGTCGCCTGAACGTTTCTCCGGCACTTCTTCGCGCACGCCATGAAGTCGATCGCTTTTCAGCACTCGCCGATTTGGAGCGTTCTCGCGGGATTCCTGACGTTACCGTCAGCCTGGGATCCAAAAAGGTTGAAGAGCTGGGGCGCAACCAAACCATTGTGGGTTTCTCAATTCCGTTCCCGATCTTCGACCGTAATCAGGGCAATGTGCTTGAGGCACAGCGTCGAGCCGACAAGGCGCGGGACGAGCTCAGTGTTACCGAGGTTCGTTTGAGCACTGAAGTGACACAAAACGAGGAGCGGCTAAAAGCGCTGCTTGTTGAAGCACAAGCCTTGCAAAGCGAAATCATGCCGGGGGCTCGTAGCGCCTATGAGGCCGCCAGCAAAGGATTTGAATTGGGGAAGTTCAGCTTTTTGGAGGTATTGGATGCACAACGTACTTTCTTTCAGGCGAGAGCCCAATACCTGAGAAGTTTGTCCGATGCTCATCGGACCGCTGCCGAATTGGAGCGCATTTTGGGCTCCATCGAGTCAATGCAATCTGCAGTCCCCAGCCGTCCGTAG
- a CDS encoding integrase family protein, giving the protein MARNTERLHLTLERIRKLQPPSGNQATYAFDDDPKQLCVRITPAGAKSFVYAGKLNGTPLRITIGSTNVWNLDDAREAARRLQTQIDKGIDPREVEREKTAAKAAAIAAKEAERTAAEDKKQYTLESLCNAYCDHLKTRGKADSARQAGSILKVHVFEAFPDIASLPASEIDSDHAATLIRKVIEQGKERTAGVLRSYLSAAFNAARKARFDAKLPSIFIAYGVKDNPAEIIATIAVKRGNRTLNAGELKSYMEALSENDLSDQALKLDLFSGGQRMAQLLRAKISDYDRDSKILRIWDGKGKRTAPREHLLPLGPIASSIVEKLILRANELERANAITEGRKPIRFATRVALTPPFKYSFGVA; this is encoded by the coding sequence ATGGCTCGCAATACAGAACGACTGCATCTAACGCTTGAACGCATCCGCAAACTGCAACCGCCATCTGGAAACCAAGCGACCTACGCCTTTGACGACGACCCGAAGCAGCTTTGCGTTCGCATCACTCCTGCCGGAGCAAAGTCGTTCGTCTATGCCGGAAAACTGAACGGTACGCCACTCCGCATCACCATCGGATCAACCAATGTATGGAACTTGGACGATGCACGCGAAGCTGCACGCCGACTGCAAACGCAGATCGACAAGGGAATCGACCCAAGAGAAGTTGAGCGAGAGAAGACAGCGGCCAAAGCCGCCGCAATCGCTGCCAAAGAAGCCGAGCGAACTGCAGCTGAGGATAAAAAGCAATACACCCTAGAATCCCTTTGCAATGCTTACTGCGATCACCTCAAAACCAGAGGTAAGGCAGACAGCGCACGACAAGCCGGTTCAATCCTGAAGGTGCATGTATTCGAGGCGTTCCCTGACATCGCCTCCCTTCCTGCCTCCGAGATCGATTCAGACCACGCGGCCACCTTGATTCGGAAAGTTATAGAGCAAGGCAAGGAGCGAACTGCCGGGGTACTTCGCAGCTATCTATCAGCCGCATTCAACGCCGCAAGGAAGGCGCGGTTTGATGCCAAGTTGCCGTCTATCTTTATTGCCTACGGCGTGAAGGACAACCCCGCTGAAATCATTGCCACCATCGCCGTGAAACGCGGCAATCGAACGTTGAACGCTGGCGAACTGAAATCCTACATGGAGGCACTATCAGAAAATGACCTATCCGATCAGGCTCTGAAGCTAGACCTTTTCTCTGGCGGACAACGTATGGCTCAATTACTTCGCGCAAAGATAAGTGACTACGACAGGGACAGTAAGATTTTGCGCATCTGGGATGGCAAGGGTAAGCGCACTGCTCCCCGTGAACACCTGCTTCCCCTGGGACCAATTGCCAGTTCCATTGTAGAGAAGCTGATTTTGCGAGCCAATGAACTAGAAAGAGCTAACGCCATCACGGAAGGTCGCAAGCCAATCCGCTTCGCAACAAGAGTCGCCTTAACGCCGCCCTTCAAGTACTCATTTGGCGTTGCGTAG
- a CDS encoding efflux RND transporter periplasmic adaptor subunit, whose product MKMKFNKNTFNLTRKQGIAIAVILATGIVAGTWILGGSASKPTGEQHEHAHAEAKGHADAEHHGSKAGDGHDHAKEHGDTEHHEDEPKSGPHGGKLFSEDGFGLELLLSEDSGGPGFRVWLFQQGKPLAPTAAKVSLTLARPSGEKQEVFFTAEKDYLKSTSQIAEPHVFEASISVLMGNTPFLFIDTREEGKIELTDEQVKAAAIGIQKATPAKIKTAAQLPGEIRFNEDRTAHVVPRLAGVVESVPANLGQTVKRGQVLAVIASTGLSEQRSELLAAQKRFSLAKSTYEREKKLWEEKISAEQDYLQAQQTLREAEIAVANSQQKLIALGASATVSGSLNRYEIRAPFDGMVVEKHIALGEAVKEDASIFTISDLSSVWAEIVVPAKDLNVIRVGEKVVVKATAFDSKAEGSISYVGALLGQDTRTAKARVTLANPKMAWRPGLFVNIEVVSSEAEVPVSVQTDAIQTIGDKSVVFIKVPDGFVAQPVTLGRSDGKFIEVVSGMKAGTSYAASGSFVLKSELGKGSAEHSH is encoded by the coding sequence ATGAAAATGAAATTTAACAAGAACACCTTCAATCTCACCAGAAAGCAAGGGATCGCCATTGCCGTGATCTTGGCGACAGGAATTGTCGCGGGCACTTGGATATTAGGGGGCAGTGCCTCCAAGCCAACTGGAGAACAACATGAACACGCCCACGCCGAAGCCAAGGGGCATGCCGATGCCGAGCATCATGGCAGCAAAGCTGGTGATGGACACGACCATGCCAAAGAACATGGAGATACAGAGCACCATGAGGATGAACCAAAATCGGGGCCGCATGGTGGCAAGCTTTTTTCCGAGGATGGTTTTGGTCTGGAGTTGCTGTTGTCCGAAGATAGTGGCGGGCCAGGTTTCCGCGTCTGGTTGTTCCAGCAAGGAAAGCCGCTTGCGCCAACCGCAGCAAAAGTCTCTCTAACACTGGCTCGACCTAGCGGCGAGAAGCAGGAAGTCTTCTTTACAGCCGAGAAGGATTACCTGAAGAGTACTAGCCAAATTGCAGAGCCGCATGTGTTCGAAGCCTCCATATCCGTGCTAATGGGAAACACCCCATTCCTGTTCATCGATACCCGGGAAGAAGGAAAAATCGAGCTAACGGACGAGCAAGTTAAAGCTGCTGCCATCGGTATCCAGAAGGCCACTCCCGCCAAAATCAAAACAGCGGCTCAGCTTCCCGGCGAAATCCGGTTTAACGAGGACCGTACCGCGCATGTCGTACCCCGTCTTGCCGGAGTCGTCGAGAGTGTTCCTGCCAATCTGGGGCAAACAGTCAAGCGCGGTCAGGTTCTGGCTGTGATCGCCAGCACTGGCCTTTCGGAGCAACGCAGTGAACTTCTGGCTGCGCAGAAGCGTTTTTCGCTCGCCAAATCGACCTATGAGCGTGAGAAGAAGCTCTGGGAAGAAAAAATCTCTGCCGAGCAAGACTACCTGCAAGCCCAACAAACTTTAAGGGAAGCCGAAATCGCCGTTGCTAACAGCCAGCAAAAGTTGATTGCGCTGGGTGCCAGTGCCACGGTTTCGGGCAGTCTCAATCGTTATGAAATCCGCGCACCTTTCGACGGAATGGTCGTGGAAAAACACATCGCACTTGGCGAGGCAGTCAAGGAAGATGCCAGTATTTTCACAATTTCCGACTTGTCTTCCGTATGGGCGGAGATTGTCGTTCCTGCCAAAGATCTGAACGTCATCCGGGTTGGTGAAAAGGTTGTTGTTAAGGCAACTGCCTTCGACTCGAAAGCCGAAGGCAGCATCTCCTACGTGGGTGCATTGCTCGGACAGGATACGCGCACGGCCAAAGCGCGGGTCACTTTGGCCAACCCGAAGATGGCTTGGCGTCCTGGATTGTTCGTGAATATCGAAGTCGTTTCCAGTGAAGCCGAAGTTCCAGTCAGCGTTCAAACCGACGCCATTCAGACGATTGGTGACAAGAGCGTCGTTTTCATCAAGGTCCCTGACGGTTTCGTTGCGCAACCGGTGACCTTGGGCCGTTCGGATGGCAAATTCATCGAAGTGGTTAGTGGAATGAAAGCAGGAACCTCTTATGCAGCGTCAGGCAGCTTCGTCCTGAAGTCGGAACTCGGCAAGGGTAGCGCCGAGCACAGCCACTAA
- a CDS encoding zinc ribbon domain-containing protein, giving the protein MEAVMGFFEKLLRGVAGSHGGGHHGGDWNGGHHGWGNSYPSNSAPPTNSAAGGPPCPKCGSATNPGGRYCAQCGTALVPGNCADCNANLAPGTKFCPNCGKAQQP; this is encoded by the coding sequence ATGGAGGCTGTTATGGGATTCTTTGAAAAACTCTTGCGAGGAGTCGCTGGTTCGCATGGCGGAGGCCATCACGGCGGTGACTGGAATGGCGGCCATCATGGCTGGGGAAATAGTTATCCCTCAAATTCAGCGCCCCCCACCAATAGCGCTGCCGGTGGCCCCCCATGCCCGAAGTGCGGCTCTGCGACCAACCCTGGGGGACGCTACTGCGCCCAATGTGGCACAGCCTTGGTGCCCGGCAATTGTGCGGACTGCAATGCGAACCTCGCCCCGGGTACTAAGTTTTGCCCGAATTGCGGCAAGGCGCAGCAGCCATGA